From Arachis stenosperma cultivar V10309 chromosome 2, arast.V10309.gnm1.PFL2, whole genome shotgun sequence, one genomic window encodes:
- the LOC130960178 gene encoding receptor-like protein 49 — MSNLTHVVYLDLSFNNFTGPLPSFNRSNALRNNSFDGRVPSSLFALPSLQKLILSYNRFEGPLKKLPNCSSSSLEMLDLSGNNFQGPIPPSIFQLKRLFLLQLSTNKFNGTIKLDNIRSLPKLKTFDLSHNNLSVVGTNVTYDQDFSYFPMLNNLLLASCKLDAFPSFLRNHSTLLYLDLSNNQIEGIIPNWIWKFEFLMALNLSNNLLVGMEGPFQNLGSNLFLLDLHGNQLQGPAPIFTKSIAYLDYSNNNFSSFIPADIGNQIPNIVMLYLSNNSFHGEIHESFCNMTFLRLLDLSDNRFNGEIPKCLATSDRSLRVLSLAGNELSGHVPDTFPTSCALRFLDFNGNLLDGTVPRSLTNCQNLQVLNLGKNQLIDTFPCFLKNILTLRVMILRSNKFHGHIECPSSTGNWEMLQILDLASNNFSGLLPSSLLQSWKALMHDEDRSRFGHLSFGLFDYINLIQNVGILTRVFSNADKMKFAKLVAMEPLFVVDHFVSHIMEGVYGIGRYEDSVTIVNKGQQMKLVKILIAFTSLDFSSNYFEGPIPEEIMNFKALHALNLSHNSFSGHIPSTLGNLRNLESLDLSMNSLGGEIPTELASLTFLAIMNVSYNHLVGRIPTGTQIQSFEADSFIGNEGLCGPPLTQNCSGEGGQGLSQPPSSETTNSHRSSSIDWSLLSVELGFTFGFGIFIMPLILWKRWRLWYSKKVDDALYKIVPQLDFVYERHGGKKYRYLRWKPY, encoded by the exons ATGTCAAATCTTACCCATGTAGTTTATCTAGACTTGTCATTCAATAACTTCACTGGCCCTCTTCCATCTTTCAATAGGTCCAATGCTCTTAGGA ATAACTCTTTCGATGGAAGAGTCCCCTCAAGTTTGTTTGCACTTCCATCTCTACAAAAACTCATTCTTTCGTACAATAGATTTGAAGGCCCATTGAAGAAACTACCAAATTGTTCTTCCTCATCTTTAGAGATGCTTGATTTGAGTGGAAACAATTTTCAAGGTCCCATTCCCCCATCTATTTTCCAACTCAAAAGACTCTTTTTGCTTCAGCTTTCAACAAACAAGTTCAACGGCACAATAAAGTTGGACAATATTCGGAGCCTACCAAAGTTAAAAACATTTGATCTGTCTCACAACAATTTGTCAGTTGTTGGTACAAATGTTACATATGATCAAGATTTCTCATACTTCCCCATGCTTAACAATCTTTTGTTGGCTTCATGCAAGTTGGATGCATTTCCTTCCTTCTTGAGAAATCACTCCACTTTGCTTTACCTTGACTTATCCAACAACCAAATTGAAGGAATCATACCCAATTGGATTtggaaatttgaatttttgatggCCCTAAATCTTTCCAATAACCTTTTGGTAGGTATGGAAGGGCCTTTTCAAAATCTTGGTTCAAATTTATTCCTCCTTGACCTTCATGGCAACCAATTGCAAGGGCCTGCCCCCATTTTCACTAAAAGCATTGCTTACTTGGATTACTCCAACAACAATTTCAGCTCATTCATTCCAGCAGACATCGGTAACCAAATTCCAAACATAGTTATGTTGTATCTTTCAAACAATAGTTTTCATGGAGAAATCCATGAATCCTTTTGTAATATGACATTTCTTCGATTGCTTGATCTTTCGGATAATCGCTTCAACGGCGAGATTCCAAAGTGTTTGGCAACAAGTGACAGATCTTTGAGAGTATTAAGTCTTGCTGGGAATGAACTCAGTGGCCATGTACCAGACACATTCCCAACATCTTGTGCTTTAAGGTTTCTAGATTTTAATGGAAATCTTTTAGATGGAACCGTTCCAAGATCTTTGACAAATTGTCAAAATCTACAAGTCTTGAATCTTGGAAAGAATCAATTAATTGATACTTTTCCTTGCTTCTTGAAGAACATTTTGACACTGAGAGTCATGATTTTAAGGTCAAACAAATTTCATGGGCATATTGAATGTCCTAGTAGCACTGGCAACTGGGAGATGCTTCAAATTCTTGACCTAGCCTCCAATAACTTTAGTGGCTTGTTGCCATCATCACTTCTGCAAAGTTGGAAAGCATTGATGCATGATGAAGATAGATCACGGTTTGGGCATTTATCTTTTGGTTTATTTGATTACATTAATCTTATACAGAATGTTGGGATTTTAACCAGAGTTTTCAGCAATGCTGATAAGATGAAATTTGCTAAGCTTGTTGCCATGGAGCCACTTTTTGTGGTGGACCACTTTGTCTCTCATATCATGGAAGGCGTATATGGTATTGGTAGGTATGAGGATTCAGTTACAATTGTGAACAAAGGTCAACAAATGAAGTTGGTAAAGATTCTCATTGCCTTCACTTCATTGGATTTCTCATCCAACTATTTTGAAGGGCCAATACCAGAAGAGATCATGAATTTCAAAGCATTGCATGCTCTTAACTTGTCACACAATTCTTTCTCAGGCCATATCCCTTCAACTTTGGGAAACTTGAGAAATCTTGAGTCCTTAGACTTGTCAATGAATTCTTTGGGGGGAGAGATTCCGACTGAGCTTGCAAGCTTaacttttcttgccatcatgAATGTCTCTTATAATCATCTTGTGGGAAGAATTCCAACAGGTACTCAAATCCAATCGTTTGAAGCAGATTCATTTATAGGCAATGAGGGGTTGTGTGGGCCACCATTAACCCAAAATTGTAGTGGTGAAGGAGGACAAGGACTGTCACAACCGCCGTCATCTGAAACTACTAACTCTCATAGAAGTAGCTCAATTGATTGGAGTTTGTTAAGTGTGGAATTGGGATTCACTTTTGGGTTTGGAATATTTATCATGCCACTCATTTTGTGGAAGAGATGGAGGTTGTGGTACTCCAAGAAAGTAGACGATGCTCTATACAAGATTGTCCCTCAGCTTGATTTCGTATATGAACGTCATGGTGGCAAGAAGTATAGATATTTAAGGTGGAAGCCTTATTGA